DNA from Cupriavidus necator N-1:
GCACGCCTTCCGGGCCCAGGTAGGCGCTGCGCACATGGGCGGCGGCGGGCAGCATGGTGATGACAAAGTCCGCTTCGGCCACCGCCTTGCGGGCGGAATCCGCGGTGGCGGCGCCCTCGGCGCACAGCGACGCCACCGCCGCAGCGTTGAGGTCGAATACGGTCAGCGTATGGCCGGCCTTGAGCAGGTTGCGCGCCATGGGCGCGCCCATGTTGCCCAGGCCGATGAAGGCGATATGCATGGGGTCTCCTTCCGTGTCGTTCTTGAATGTCGGCCGATTACTTCAGGCTGATGGTGGTGTTCACCCCATCGTTGACCGTCGCGTCATCAAACCACCGCGCCGTCACCGTCTTGGTCTGCGTATAGAACTGCACCACCTGCTTGCCATACGGACCCAGGTCGCCCAGCTTGGAGCCACGCGATCCGGTGAAGCTGAAGTAGGGCACCGGCACCGGGATGGGGATGTTGATGCCGACCTGGCCCACGTCGATCTCGCTCTGGAACTTGCGCGCCGCGGCGCCGCTCTGCGTGAACACGCCGGTGCCGTTGCCAAACGGGTTGCGGTTGACCAGGGCGATGGCCTCGTCAAGCGTATCGACGCCGACCACCACCAGCACCGGCCCGAAGATCTCTTCGGTGTAGATCGACATGTCGGTCCGGACATCGGTAAAGATGGTCGGGCCGATGAAGTTGCCCTGCGGATAGCCCGGCACCTCCACGCCACGGCCATCCAGCACCAGCGTCGCGCCTTCGCGCTCGCCGGCGGCGATGAGGCCGAGGATCCGTTCTTTTGCCGCCACCGATACCACGGGGCCGACATCGGTGCCAGCCTCGGCGCCGGCGCCGACTTTCAGGGTCTTGGCGCGTTCGACCAGGTCGGGCACCCAGTCGCGTGCCGCCCCCACCAGCACGATCACCGAGGTGGCCATGCAACGCTGGCCGGCCGCGCCGAAGCCTGCACCGGCCAGCGCGTTCAGCGTCTGCTCCTTGTGCGCATCAGGCAGCACGACAGCATGGTTCTTGGCGCCCATCATCGACTGCACGCGCTTGCCGTGCGCGCCGGCCAGGTTGTAGACGTGGGTGCCAACGGCGGTCGAGCCCACGAACGACACGGCCTTGATGTCCGGGTGCGTGCACAGCGCATCGACCACGTCCTTGGCGCCGTGCACCACGTTCAGCACGCCCGGCGGCACGCCGGCTTCCAGCGCCAGCTTGACCAGCTCCACGGTGGACAGCGGGTCCTGCTCCGAAGGCTTGAGCACGAAGGTATTGCCGCAGACGATCGCCATCGGGAACATCCACAGCGGAATCATCGCCGGGAAGTTGAACGGTGTAATACCCGCGCAGACGCCGATCGGCTGCTGCAGCGTGTAGGTGTCGACGGTGGCGGCCACGTTCTCGGCAAAACCGCCTTGCTGCAGGGTGCCGATCGAACAGGCGTGTTCCACCACCTCCAGCCCGCGGAAGATGTCGCCCTCGGCATCGGCCAGGGTCTTGCCCTGCTCGGCGGTCAGGATGGCGGCGATACGCTTGCTGTGCTCGCGGATCAGTGCCTGCAAGCGCAGCATGACGCGCAGCCGCGCGCCGATGGGCGTATGGCGCCACGTGGCAAAGGCGCGGTGCGCGGCGCCCACGGCAGCGGCGACCTCGCTTGCTGTGGCCAGCGGCACGCGTGCGAGCACCTCCTGCGTGGCGGGATTGACCACGTTGCGGAACTCGGTGGCGGACGAATCCACCCATTCGCCATTGATCAGCAGCGGCACGGTCGGCACGGCATTGTCGGTCTTGGGCACGGCAGTCATGGTTGTCTCCGGAAGGTCTGGTTCTGTTGGCAAGGGATGGTGGGACTACAGGCTGCGCGCGATCAGCATGCGCTGGATCTCGCTGGTGCCTTCGTAGATCTGGGTGATGCGGGCGTCGCGGTAGTGACGCTCGACCGGGTAGTCTTCGAGATAGCCGTAGCCGCCGTGGATCTGCAGCGCCTTGGAGCACACGCGCTCGGCCAGTTCCGACGCATACAGTTTGGCCTGCGAGGCTTCGGACAGGCACGGCACGCCTTCGCTGCGCATGCGCGCGGCGCGGTGCACCAGCAGGCGCGCGGCGTTCAGCTCGGTGGCCATGTCGGCCAGCATGTTGGCGATGGGCGGGTGTTCGCGCAGGGCGCGGCCGAACTGGATGCGTTCCGATGCATAGCGGCACGCCGCCTCGAAGGCCGAACGCGCAATGCCGATTGCCTGCGCGGCGATGCCGATGCGCCCGCCTTCCAGGTTTGACAGCGCGATGCGGAGGCCCTCGCCGGGCTCGCCCAGCAGTGCGTCGTGCGGTACGGTGCAGTCTTCCAGCGTGATCGCGCAGGTGTCCGAGGCTCGGATGCCCAGCTTCTTCTCGGGGGCGTGGACGATGAAGCCGGGGGTGTTTGTGGGGACCAGGAAGGCCGAGATGCCCTTCTTGCCGCGCTCGGGCTCGGTCGAGGCGAACACTACGGCGACACCGGCGCGCTGGCCGTTGGTGACGAACTGCTTGCTGCCGTTGAGCACCCAGCCGTTGTCGGTGAAGCGGGCGCGCGTGCGCAGGTTGTGCGCCTCGGAGCCGGCCTGCGGCTCGGTCAGGCAGAACGCGCCGATCAGCTCGCCGCTGGCCAGGCGCGCCAGGTAGCGTTCTTTCTGCGCATCGGTGCCATAGTGCAGGACCGGCCCGCAGCCGACCGAGTTGTGCACGCTCATCATGGTGGCGCAGGCGGCGCAGCCGGCGGCGATTTCTTCGATGGCCAGCGCATAGGCGACGTAGTCGGTATAGGTGCCGCCCCATTCCTCGGGCACGATCATGCCCAATAGCCCCAGCGCGCCCATTTCGGCGACGACTTCATCGGGCAGGCGGCCGTCGCGGTCCCATTGCGCGGCGCCCACGGCCAGCCGTTCGCTGGCAAAGGCGCGCGCGCTGTCGCGGATCATGGTTTGCTCTTCGGTATAGTCGCTGTGCATGGCAGTTAGGGGTGGGCGTTTTGAGCCGCGCGGCAAGTCAGGCAGAATGCGCGCTTGGCGTTTGACCTGCGGGCAGTGTAGGAACGCCGGGGGCGGGCTCCTATGCCAAAATCCGCCAATCTTCTTGAACTCGTTTGCCACCCGCCAGCGCCATGGAAAAAGGCAGTGTCGCCATCTGTTTCGTCCACCACGCCATCGCGGGGCTGCGCGCGCGTGGCATCGACCCCGATCCGGTGCTGCGTAGCGCCGGCATTGCGCCGGCGCTACTGGCGGTGCCGCAGGCGCGCGTCTCGTCCGCCAGCTACAGTGAGCTGTGGATGGCCGTGGCGGCGGCGCTGGACGATGAATTCTTCGGGCAGGATTCGCGCAGCATGAAATGCGGCAGCTTTGCCATGCTGTGCCACGCGGTGGCCGGCAGCCGCACGCTTGCGCAGGGGCTGGAGCGCATCACGCGGTACTTCCGGCTGCTGCTGGACGATATCGGCGTGCGGCTGGAGCGCCACGGCGATGAGGCCGCGTTGGTGCTGACCGCGCCCTGCGCGCACTTGGGGCGGCAGCCCGGCGTGTTTGCCAAGGAAACCATGCTGATCATGCTGCATGGCCTGATGAGCTGGCTGCTGCGGCGGCGCGTGCCGGTGCGGCTGGCGGCCTTCGACTACGACGAGCCGCCGTACAGCGCCGAATACCGCGTGATGTACTCGCGCCAGCTGGCCTTCGACCAGCCCGCCACGGCGCTGGTGTTCGACGCTGCGCTGCTGGACCAGCCGGTGCGCCAGGACGAGCGCAGCCTGAAAGCCTTCCTGCGCGATGCGCCGCACAACGTGGTGGTCAAGTACTCCGACCGCGCCAGCGTGGGCGCACGGGTGCGCCGGCTGCTGCGCAACCAGCGGCCCGAGCTGTGGCCCACCTTCGACGCGCTGGCGGTCAGCCTGAACCTGTCGGCCTCATCGCTGCGGCGCCGCTTGATGGACGAGGGCGTGAGCTACCAGGACCTGAAGGACGGGCTGCGGCGCGACCTTGCCATCGAGGCGTTGAGCCACTCCGGGCGCCCCGTGGCGGATATTGCGGCGGAACTCGGATTTGCCGAGCCGGGCGCGTTCCACCGGGCATTCCGGCGCTGGACCGGATCGCGCCCCGGCGCTTACCGTAAGTTTGCGGACGAAGCCTGACCGCGGCCGATCGGTCAAAGTGGACGGGGCTAAACTGGCTTTGGCCTCGAGGGATTGAAGGTCCTGCTGCGGGCCGGGGCTGGGGTGGTCTCGGCCGATGAGGCTCTGGTGATCGAGCGCAGTCCGCCACACGTCCAAGCGCGGTGCGGCCCAAGCTCATTACTTCGCTGCAACTCGCTGATCGCGTGCCAAACCGCATCGTGTCCGTACCGCCTTGCGCCGGCGCGGCGCCGCTTTCTTATCC
Protein-coding regions in this window:
- a CDS encoding CoA-acylating methylmalonate-semialdehyde dehydrogenase yields the protein MTAVPKTDNAVPTVPLLINGEWVDSSATEFRNVVNPATQEVLARVPLATASEVAAAVGAAHRAFATWRHTPIGARLRVMLRLQALIREHSKRIAAILTAEQGKTLADAEGDIFRGLEVVEHACSIGTLQQGGFAENVAATVDTYTLQQPIGVCAGITPFNFPAMIPLWMFPMAIVCGNTFVLKPSEQDPLSTVELVKLALEAGVPPGVLNVVHGAKDVVDALCTHPDIKAVSFVGSTAVGTHVYNLAGAHGKRVQSMMGAKNHAVVLPDAHKEQTLNALAGAGFGAAGQRCMATSVIVLVGAARDWVPDLVERAKTLKVGAGAEAGTDVGPVVSVAAKERILGLIAAGEREGATLVLDGRGVEVPGYPQGNFIGPTIFTDVRTDMSIYTEEIFGPVLVVVGVDTLDEAIALVNRNPFGNGTGVFTQSGAAARKFQSEIDVGQVGINIPIPVPVPYFSFTGSRGSKLGDLGPYGKQVVQFYTQTKTVTARWFDDATVNDGVNTTISLK
- a CDS encoding acyl-CoA dehydrogenase family protein — its product is MHSDYTEEQTMIRDSARAFASERLAVGAAQWDRDGRLPDEVVAEMGALGLLGMIVPEEWGGTYTDYVAYALAIEEIAAGCAACATMMSVHNSVGCGPVLHYGTDAQKERYLARLASGELIGAFCLTEPQAGSEAHNLRTRARFTDNGWVLNGSKQFVTNGQRAGVAVVFASTEPERGKKGISAFLVPTNTPGFIVHAPEKKLGIRASDTCAITLEDCTVPHDALLGEPGEGLRIALSNLEGGRIGIAAQAIGIARSAFEAACRYASERIQFGRALREHPPIANMLADMATELNAARLLVHRAARMRSEGVPCLSEASQAKLYASELAERVCSKALQIHGGYGYLEDYPVERHYRDARITQIYEGTSEIQRMLIARSL
- a CDS encoding AraC family transcriptional regulator, translated to MEKGSVAICFVHHAIAGLRARGIDPDPVLRSAGIAPALLAVPQARVSSASYSELWMAVAAALDDEFFGQDSRSMKCGSFAMLCHAVAGSRTLAQGLERITRYFRLLLDDIGVRLERHGDEAALVLTAPCAHLGRQPGVFAKETMLIMLHGLMSWLLRRRVPVRLAAFDYDEPPYSAEYRVMYSRQLAFDQPATALVFDAALLDQPVRQDERSLKAFLRDAPHNVVVKYSDRASVGARVRRLLRNQRPELWPTFDALAVSLNLSASSLRRRLMDEGVSYQDLKDGLRRDLAIEALSHSGRPVADIAAELGFAEPGAFHRAFRRWTGSRPGAYRKFADEA